Proteins encoded in a region of the Oncorhynchus gorbuscha isolate QuinsamMale2020 ecotype Even-year linkage group LG16, OgorEven_v1.0, whole genome shotgun sequence genome:
- the LOC123999743 gene encoding pollen-specific leucine-rich repeat extensin-like protein 3, with protein MPALRSRPPVRLPGPVCPAPALCTMPPVHRHSPVRPVPALHTHRARVGIQPGCVVAAPLTRLPVCLLSPVRSVPAPRSKPPVMIHGPKPPVMIHGLKTPVMIHVTKPPVMIHGTEPPVIIHGPEPPATIHGPEPAATIHGPEPAATIHGPEPAASIHGPEPAATIHGPEPAATIHGPEPAATIHGPEPDPLLGACSEGPRSGWSGFSGDDLRPGSSSEGPCTRATTKAKGTAGGGGSTSRTRATAVKQCPPSL; from the coding sequence ATGCCAGCTCTGCGCTCCAGACCTCCGGTGCGCCTCCCCGGTCCAGTGTGTCCTGCGCCGGCTCTATGCACTATGCCCCCAGTGCACCGTcatagcccagtgcgtcctgtgccagctctccaCACTCACCGAGCTAGAGTGGGTATCCAGCCAGGATGTGTTGTGGCAGCTCCACTCACTAGGCTGCCAGTATGTCTCCTCAGTCCGGTGAGATCTGTTCCGGCTCCACGTTCAAAGCccccagtgatgatccatggtccgaagcctccagtgatgatccatggcctgaagactccagtgatgatccacgtcacgaagcctccagtgatgatccacggcacggagcctccagtgattatccacggcccggagcctccagcgacgatccacggcccggagcctgcagcgacgaTCCACGGcccggagcctgcagcgacgaTCCACGGCCCGGAGCCTGCAGCGTCGATCCACGGcccggagcctgcagcgacgaTCCACGGcccggagcctgcagcgacgaTCCACGGCCCAGAGCCTGCAGCGACGATCCACGGCCCGGAGCCTGATCCACTGCTCGGAGCCTGCAGCGAAGGTCCCCGGTCCGGGTGGTCTGGTTTCTCCGGCGATGATCTGCGGCCCGGTTCCTCCAGTGAAGGTCCATGCACCAGGGCCACCACCAAAGCAAAGGGAACTGCGGGCGGAGGggggtctacgtcccgcaccagagccaccGCCGTGAAGCAATGCCCACCTTCACTCTGA